In Cydia splendana chromosome 26, ilCydSple1.2, whole genome shotgun sequence, the following are encoded in one genomic region:
- the LOC134803247 gene encoding uncharacterized protein LOC134803247, whose amino-acid sequence MVRNYIRKTDRGMTYSKEKLLEAVAKIRSGELNGYEAANRYNIPRTTLYDYAKGKTFRSLTLGKPPALSSELEKVIADNLLALQDNGFYFGRKDTLDLVGLYLKENKIRHPFKSGKPGECWLTSFCKRTNVTCKPLYKEFGNQDKEVVMVKEFYCILEMRIDKLELADKPGQIWHIEEHSFCRGKRVNSYDKEKDLTMVTICSAEGRKAPLLTVFKGDESHEWMLGKHVNVSHNSGMCREVFKSYFTTAFLNYIDDSKPNLVIFQGQSSLIDLDIIEAARKGQVTLIHAPNYLDNLNISIARTLKLKWGQIFGESTKEFATAASQRFDDLQEIEISEDFKNAGVHPFAAVCDSKFGRDRLKIYEEFVWFKDRHQNSMQLNKDTEQVMVNEDMEFQMNFEAEFDSSTSVSMTEEVQTPNKCSGEILRRALISVKKELMQHEQIRNNGDLTKAEEDHLVEYVTDLTNAGFIVTEDQLIEAVDNIQGNPLRTRDQHRYTYECFLKSHPRLKEKLSREVSHKITQESINVWLYRVRMYLKKYNLEDVLRQPKRIFNFGEIALNLNTKAKDQDHETDITNDDMTVFVAASADGYVQAPSVLIPIKQSISCPWSKAEILTDQVTDVFYGWLTEHNIQLPVVLFVHQVTHINLSLFEFCKEKQIVLLALPHIEIQPLEEVFRPLREYWNENSDIKTLKKEELAKVLENYVKKDFSKEITKSFKACGIYPFNTNVKYNTNEIQTETNVKENHKEGKKENKNQVNLLEEVEKRISSEVLDEFKKTGDVWQGDPRHVSLFLFWKNVRDENKEDRREPQVFLEICLDEVNVSAPDCKVSNMLI is encoded by the exons ATGGTTCGAAACTACATCCGCAAGACTGACAGAGGCATGACGTACAGCAAAGAGAAGCTTCTGGAAGCGGTCGCGAAGATCCGATCAGGAGAGCTGAACGGGTACGAAGCCGCCAACAGGTACAACATACCTCGGACAACCTTGTACGACTACGCCAAAGGCAAGACTTTCAGGTCACTAACCCTCGGCAAACCACCAGCCCTATCGTCAGAACTCGAAAAAGTTATAGCTGATAATCTCCTAGCGCTACAGGACAACGGATTCTATTTCGGAAGAAAAGACACATTAGACCTCGTAGGACTATATTTGAAAGAGAACAAGATAAGACATCCGTTTAAGTCTGGGAAACCTGGAGAATGCTGGCTAACCTCTTTCTGTAAAAGAACGAATGTAACTTGCAAACCGCTGTATAAAGAATTTGGGAATCAAGACAAAGAAGTGGTTATGGTTAAGGAATTTTATTGTATACTAGAAATGAGGATAGATAAGCTAGAATTAGCGGATAAACCGGGACAAATTTGGCATATTGAAGAGCATAGCTTTTGTAGAGGGAAGAGAGTGAATAGTTATGACAAAGAAAAAGATCTAACTATGGTGACAATTTGTAGTGCTGAAGGCAGGAAAGCTCCACTTTTAACTGTCTTCAAAGGCGACGAAAGCCACGAGTGGATGCTAGGAAAGCACGTAAATGTAAGCCATAACAGTGGTATGTGTAGGGAAGTGTTTAAAAGCTATTTTACGACGGCATTCCTGAATTATATTGACGATAGTAAACCAAATTTGGTAATTTTCCAAGGACAGAGCTCTCTAATTGATCTCGATATCATTGAGGCGGCTAGAAAAGGCCAAGTGACGTTAATTCATGCCCCTAATTATTTGGACAACTTAAATATATCGATCGCTAGAACCTTGAAGCTTAAGTGGGGCCAAATATTCGGGGAATCTACTAAAGAGTTTGCCACAGCCGCATCTCAGCGTTTCGACGATCTACAAGAGATTGAAATAAGCGAGGACTTTAAAAACGCCGGCGTCCATCCATTTGCCGCAGTTTGTGACAGTAAATTTGGACGCGATCGTTTGAAAATCTACGAAGAATTTGTATGGTTTAAGGATAGGCATCAGAATAGTATGCAGTTGAACAAGGACACAGAACAAGTGATGGTGAATGAAGATATGGAATTCCAAATGAATTTTGAGGCGGAATTTGACAGCTCGACATCGGTATCGATG ACTGAAGAAGTGCAAACACCAAACAAATGCAGCGGCGAGATATTAAGAAGAGCCTTGATTTCTGTCAAAAAGGAACTAATGCAACATGAACAGATCCGTAACAATGGGGATTTAACCAAAGCTGAGGAGGACCACCTAGTTGAATATGTCACGGATCTAACTAACGCTGGATTTATAGTAACTGAAGACCAACTAATTGAAGCCGTGGACAATATACAAGGAAACCCGTTGAGGACTAGGGACCAACATCGTTACACGTACGAGTGTTTCTTAAAAAGTCACCCTAGACTGAAAGAGAAACTATCGCGAGAGGTATCACACAAAATTACACAAGAATCTATTAATGTCTGGCTTTATCGTGTACGGATGTATctcaaaaaatacaatttagaaGACGTCCTACGTCAGCCAAAACGAATTTTCAACTTTGGAGAGATAGCTTTAAATCTCAATACTAAAGCTAAAGACCAAGATCATGAAACCGATATTACGAATGATGATATGACAGTGTTCGTAGCAGCATCAGCAGATGGCTATGTACAAGCTCCTTCTGTTCTAATCCCAATTAAGCAATCAATTAGCTGTCCCTGGTCGAAAGCAGAAATCCTTACCGATCAAGTAACTGATGTATTTTATGGCTGGTTGACTGAACACAATATTCAACTCCCTGTTGTCTTATTTGTGCACCAAGTGACTCACATCAACCTCTCTTTGTTTGAATTCTGCAAAGAAAAACAAATTGTACTTTTAGCTTTGCCGCATATCGAAATACAACCTCTGGAAGAAGTTTTTCGGCCATTAAGAGAATATTGGAATGAGAATAGTGATATTAAAACGCTTAAAAAAGAAGAACTAGCAAAGGTATTGGAAAATTATGTTAAAAAGGATTTCAGCAAGGAAATTACGAAGAGTTTTAAAGCATGTGGCATATATCCTTTCAATACAAAtgttaaatacaatacaaatgaaATTCAAACCGAAACAAACGTTAAAGAAAATCATAAAGAgggaaaaaaagaaaacaaaaaccaAGTTAATCTTCTAGAAGAAGTAGAAAAAAGAATTTCAAGCGAAGTCTTAGACGAATTCAAAAAAACTGGAGACGTATGGCAAGGAGATCCTCGACATGTCAGTCTTTTTTTGTTCTGGAAGAATGTCCGCGATGAAAATAAAGAAGATAGAAGAGAGCCACAAGTGTTTCTGGAGATCTGTTTAGACGAAGTTAATGTTAGTGCTCCGGATTGCAAAGTTTCAAATAtgttgatttaa